CTTCAGCGCGCTCCACAGGCCGGTTCCGGTGGAGCCGCCCGCCTTGCGGCCGATGGCCTTGTCCAGGGCTCGCACGGCGGCGACGCTCGCCGCGTCGGGCACCTTCATCATCCGGTCGATGGCGCCGGGCACGAAGCTCGGTTCCATGCGCGGCCGGCCGATGCCCTCGATACGGGAGCTGCAGTCGCTGTCGGCGAGAGGGTCACCCTGGGTCCAGCCGTCGAAGAAGCAGGAGTTCTCCGGGTCGGGGACACAGACACGGGTGTCGTGCTGCATGTAGTGGACGTAGCGGGCGATGGTCGCCGAGGTGCCGCCGGTGCCGGCCGTCGCGACGATCCAGGCGGGCTCCGGATACCGCTCCAACCGCAGCTGCTGGTACATCGATTCGGCGATGTTGTTGTTGCCGCGCCAGTCGGTGGCCCGCTCCGCGTAGGTGAACTGGTCCATGTAGTGGCCGCCGGTCCGTTCCGCGAGTGCGGCCGACTCCTGGTACATCTTCCGCGAGTCGTCCACGAAGTGGCACTGCCCGCCGTGGAATTCGATCAGCCGGCACTTCTCGGCGCTCGTGGTGCGCGGCATCACGGCGATGAACGGGACACCGATCAGCTTGGCGAAGTACGCCTCGGAGACAGCGGTCGAGCCGCTGGACGCCTCGATGACAGGCTTGCCCGGCCGGATCCAGCCATTGCACAGGCCGTAGAGGAACAGCGACCTGGCGAGCCGGTGCTTGAGGCTGCCGGTCGGATGGGTGGACTCGTCCTTGAGGTAGAGATCGATGCCCCACTCCTCGGGCAGCGGGAATCGCAGCAGGTGGGTGTCGGCGGAACGGTTGGCGTCGGCCTGCACCTTGCGCACCGCCTCCTTCAGCCATGCCCGGTAAACCGGATCGGTGCGGTCCACATCGATGGTGGCAATCGCCTCACCCGCCACTGGCTTCTCACTCGTGCTCATGCGCCGTTCCTCGTCCTGTCGAAATGCGGACCCCACTGGCAACAGTAAGCCCCCCACCTGCACAAACGTTCACTTTGGGAACCCATAGGGGTCACTTGTGGGCCGGGACTTGCGCCGGTAGGACCGTACGTACTGGTGCATGTGGCCGTAGTTGTGCAGACTGCCAACAGGAAACGGTGCGAAGGGGGCAGCGACACGATGGGGATGGCAGAGCCCGAATTCAGCGCTACAGGCGTACGGATCGAGCGCTGGCCACGCTCACTCACGAGGGCCGGACAAGTGCTGATCAAGGACGGCAGGCTGGCGCTCCTGACCAGCTACGGCCGAGTGATCGAGAGCGCTCCGGTCCGCGCGGTCAGGGCCGGTAAGCCCTGGTTCGCCGACGATGCGAGCACGGTGGCGACACTCAATGGCAAGCGCTACCGGCTGACGATGGGGCAGCGCAGCCGCAGGCCGGAGGGCCGGGCAGTGGCCGGGCGCTTCCTGGAAGCGGTGCGCGGGGCCGGCGGCCGTCGGAGCTGAGAGTAGTCACCCGGGTGCTGCAAGTTGCGGAGCCGTGGTCGGTGGTTCACGCTTGTCTCACATCACTCAGGGTGCACCGGCGGTAACGCTGTGATCCAGCCCGCCGGACAAATCAGCAGCCAGCCAACTGCTGGATCCGATCTTCGTCTTCTTCCGGACCTCATTCGGGGAGTCGCAGCCGTGATCAGCCAGCCAAGCAGGCACTGCACGGTGGAGCTCCAGGCCCTGCCGTCGCGGATCGGTCAGGTCCGCAGAATCCTTTCGGCGCAATTGCGCTACTGGCATCTCGATCCCTTGATCGACCAGGCAGCGCTGGGCGTCACCGAGTTGCTGACCAACGTTCACCGGCACGCCGAGCCGGACAAAATGTGCACGGTGGAGATCGAGTTGCTGCTCGACCGGCTCACGGTCTCTGTCCATGACAACGATCCACGTCTCCCGGCAGTGGGGGACGCAGATCTCTTCGCCACTTCCGGGCGCGGGCTCGGGCTGATAGCGGCGGTGAGTGACAGCTGGGGTGTACGACCCGAGGGCGAGACGGGCAAGATCGTCTGGTTCACGCTCTCCACACCTCCCCCCGCGGTGGCTCTGCCGCCGTATCCGGTGGTGTACGGGTCGACTGCCGACGAGCCCTTCACCAGTACGGCGAGTTCGGCGACGGCGCAGAACGGGACGCGTCAACGTGCCTCCGCCCGGTCGGCCGTTGCGCGCTGACCGGGCGGACACTTCGTAACCTCTACTACTCGGTGGCGATGGCGCGCAGTACGTCCAGACGTGCGGCGCGCCGCGCGGGCCGCCAGCCCGCGACCGCACCGGCCACCAGGCCGACCAGCCCGACCACCAGGAGCCGCACCGGCGGTACGGCGAACACGAAGGCGGTGTCGCCCGTGGCCTCGGACGCCTTGACGAGCACCCAGCCGAGCAGTCCGCCGAGCGCCAGGCCGCCCGCGGTGCCGAATGCGGCGACCAGTACCGACTCCCAGCGCACCATGGCGCGTAGTTGGTTTCTGGTCTGTCCGACGGCACGCAACAGGCCCAGTTCCCTGGTGCGTTCGTGGATGGCGAGAGTGAGCGTGTTGGCGATGCCCAGCAGCGCGATCACCACGGCGAGGGCGAGCAGGGCATAGACGAGGGTGAGCATCATGTCGATGGCTCCGGCCGCGGTCCGCGCGTACTCGTCGCGGGTCTGCACCTCGGGATCGCCGTACGCCGCCGCGGTCTTCTCGACCGCTGCCGTGCCGTCGGCAGTGGACACGCCGTCCTTGAAGCTGACGGCGATGAGGGTGTCGGAATCCTGTCCGCGATGCGGGGCCCAGGCCTCGCGGGTGACGACATAGTCGCCGGACAACTCGGACCGGTCGAAGACGGCACGGACCGTGAACGTCTGCTTCCTGCCGTCGGTGAAGGCGAGTTCGGCGGTGGAGCCGGGTTTCCAGCCCCGCTTGCCGGCCTCCGTGTCCGCCACGGCCATGCCGCCCGCGCCCAGTTTGTCGAGCGATCCCTGTACGGTGCCGAGGTCGAAGGCCTCGGCGAGCGCCGCCGGGTCGGTGATGGTCAGCTCGCGTCCCGCGCCGTCGACTTCCGCGACTCCCTTGCCGAGGCCAACCGCGGTCTCCACCCCGGGCTGTGCGGCGATGGCAGGGGCGAGCTTCGGGCTGAGCCCGCTGCCGCCCGCACCGAACGCCGGCACGCTCACCGCGACATCGCCCGCGAAGGAGCGGGAGACCGTCTGGTCCATGGTCGCCTTCAGCGAGGCGCCGAAGACGGTGAAGAGGGACACGACGGCGACGCCGGTCATCAACGCGGTGGCGGTGGCCGCGGTCCGCTTGGGGCCGCGCAGTGCGTTGCGCTTGGCCAGGCTGCCGGAGACGCCGCGCAGCCGGTCGAGCGGCCGGCCCAGGATCCGTACGGCGTACGAGGACGCGACGGGTCCGAGCACCACGAAGGCCACGAGGGCCAGTACCGCGCCGGCCGCACTGAGCCAGATCGGCCCACTGGCCACGACGCCGGTCAGAATGAGGCCGGTTCCGGCCAGGGCCACGCCCGTGCCGGCGTACGCACGCGTCCGCGAGGCCGCGGAGTGGTCCACGGCCGTTTCGCGCAGTGCGGCGAGCGGCGCGGTGCGCCCGGCGCGTACGGCGGGCAGCAGCGCGGAGCCGAGGCAGACGATCACACCGACGGCGAGCGGCAGCAGCATCGAGACGCCGCTGATCACCAGGCTGCCCTCCGGGAAGGGGAATCCGATGAGCGGGAAAAGCGTCTGCAGTCCGGCGGCGACGCCGATGCCGCCGAGCAGTCCGGCCACGGACGCGGCCAGGGCGACGACGACCGCCTCGATGAGCGTCGAGGAGACGACCTGGCGGCGGGAGGCGCCGAGTGCGCGCAGCAGCGCGTTCTCACGGGTGCGCTGGGCGATAACGATCGCGAAGGTGTTGTGGATCGAGAAGGTCGCGACCAGCAGCACGATGCCGGAGAAGACCAGCAGCAGTGTGGTGAAGAGATTCAGGAACTGACCGGAGATCATGTCCTGGTTCTCCTGGGTGGACTCCTGTCCGGTGATCGCCTCGACCCCCTTGGGGAGTACGGGTGTCAGGGCGTCCACGAGCTCCTGTTGGCCGGTCCCCGGACCTGCCCGCACCTGGATGGACGCCGCCCCTCCCGGTTTCGGGGTGAGGTACTTCTCGGCATCCGCCCAGGTCATACCGGTGAAGGTGACCTGGCCCATGCCGTCCTCGCCGCCGAAGGTGGCGAGGCCGACGACGGTGACCCCGACCGGGTCGGGGGTGCGCAGCACGGTCCGGTCCCCGACCTTCAGACCGCCCTTGTCGGCGGCGCCGCGGTTGATCACGACCTCACCGGACGCGGCCGGGACGCGGCCTTCGGCGAGCCGGTACGGGTTGAGCTCCGGGTCGTCGATCCAGTTGCCGGCCACGGTGGGCGGGCCCTGCCCGCCGACGGGTTTGCCGTCCGAGCCGACGAGTTGTCCGGCGCCCTGGATGTTGGGCACGGCGGCGGCGACGCCGGGTGTCTTCTCGATCCGGCTGACGAGATTCGTCCGTACGGGCTGCCGGGTGCCCTGGCCCTCGCCGGAGACGGTGACCACGTTGGAGCTGCGGACGACGGCATCGGTGCCGCTGTTGGCACCGGCGAACATGGTGTCGAAGCTGCCGCGCAGTGTGTCGCCCATGACGAGCGTGCCTGCCAGGAAGGCCACGCCGAGCAGTACGGCGGTGAAGGTCCCGGCGAAGCGCCGTTTGTGGGCGCGCAGCGAATTGAGGCTGATGCGCAGCGATGCCCGGCTGCCGCTCATGCCGTCGCCCCTTGGCCGTCGAAGGCCTTCAGGCGGTCCAGGACGCGCTCGGCGGTCGGGGCCTCCATCCGGTCGACGAGCCGTCCGTCGGCGAGGAAGACGACCTCGTCGGCGTGGGCGGCGGCGACGGGGTCGTGAGTGACCATGACCACCGTGCGGTCCGTCTGGCGTACGGCGCGGCCGAGCAGCCGCAGCACCTCCTCCCCGGAGCGGGAGTCGAGATTGCCGGTCGGCTCGTCGGCGAAGACGACGTCGGGCCGGCCGGCGAAAGCGCGGGCCACGGCGACACGCTGCTGCTGGCCGCCGGACAGCTCGCTGGGCCGGTGGTGCAGCCGGTCCCGCAGCCCGACGGTGTCGACGAGCGCGTCGAACCACTCACGGTCGGCCCGCTCCCCCGCCAGGTCCGTCGGAAGCGTGATGTTCTCGGCGACGGTGAGGGTGGGGATGAGGTTGAACGCCTGGAAGACGAAGCCGACGCGTTCGCGGCGCAGCAGGGTGAGCCTGCGGTCGTCGAGTGCGCCGAGGTCGGTGTCGCCGATGAGGGCCGAGCCCGAGGTGAGGGTGTCGAGCCCGGCGGCGCAGTGCATCAACGTGGACTTGCCCGAGCCCGAGGGCCCCATGATCGCGGTGAAGCGGCCGACCGGGAAGTCGACGCTCACCCCGTCCAGGGCCCTCACTTCGGTGTCGCCCTTGCCGTAGATCTTCACGGCGTCGACGACTCGGGCTGCGGTGCGGGTCGTGGTCGTCGTGGTGGTGGTCATGCGGCACCGTCCTTGCCGATACGGCCGAACTGCTCGTCCAGGACGGACAGCCGTCGCCAGTACTCTTCCTCGTCGATGTCGCCGGCGGCGAAGCGACGGCCGAGCATCGCGATCGGAGAGCTCTCGCCGTGCGTCGCGCGGGTCGGATGCCAGGGACCGCGGCGGCCGCGCCACACGGTGCGGCGCAGGACGGAGACGACGCCGATGACGACGGCCGCCCAGATCAGCGGGAAGAACAGAATCCACGGGCCGGGCCCGTCGTAGGCAAGTGTGTTCATCTCGGTTCAGCTCCTCGGTGGCGATGGTGGTGGGTGGTTCCCTGTCGTTTCCGAGGCTCCCGCCGACCGGGGCTCACGTCGTCGTACGGCCAGCGGCAGTGCGCGTACCACCTGGGGAGTACGCAGGGTTTCCGCGGTTGCTCCCGGCCTTCTGGATTCTGTACCTACTAGTATGTACAGTTGATTCATGAGTACTCCCGAACGGCTGATCGAAGCCACCCGCGCGCTGCTGTGGGAGCGCGGCTACGTGGGCACCAGCCCCAAGGCGATCCAGCAGCAGGCGGGCGCCGGCCAGGGCAGCATGTACCACCACTTCGCGGGCAAGCCCGATCTGGCGCTGGCCGCGATCCGGCGTACCGCCGACGAGATGCGCGCGGCCGCCGAAGTGCCGCTCGCCGGCGACGGCACTGCGTACGAGCGGATCAGCGCGTATCTGCTGCGCGAGCGCGATGTACTGCGCGGCTGCCCGGTCGGGCGCCTCACGATGGACCCGGACGTCATCGCCAGCGACGAGATGCGCGCCCCGGTCGAGGAGACGCTCGACTGGCTGCGCGGACGCCTGGCCGGGATCGTCCAGGAGGGCCTGGACGCGGGCGAGTTCACGGCCCCGGTCGATCCGGCCGGGACTGCGGCGGCGATCGTCGCCACGGTGCAGGGCGGCTACGTGCTGGCCCGTGCGTCCGGCTCGCCGGACGCCTTCGACACAGCGGTTGGAGGGCTGCTCGCGCTGCTCGCGCCGCGTAACACCACTGTCGCGTAAGGGGACCGACCGAAGCTGCGCATCGGCGGCGATCGTCCCGCCTGCCAGGGAGGTCCCGCGGAGTCGTCACCGGTCCGATGTGGCTCGATTCGAGCGGATGACCCCGTCCGGACCGGCCCCGGCGAACGGCACAGGCGCGGGGGCCGCACCGCGCACCTTTCACGCTGATACCGCGTACCGGGAGTCCTTTATGCATGCCATGCAGTACGAGATCACTCTGCCCGCCGATTACGACATGGAGATCATCCGCAAGCGGGTGGCGACGAAGGGCCATCTGCTCGACGGCTTTCCCGGCCTCGGTCTGAAGGCCTATCTGATGCGCGAACGCGTCGATGGCTCGCCGGTCAACCAGTACGCGCCGCTGTATCTGTGGGCCACGCCGGAAGGCATGAACTCCTTCCTCCGGGGGCCCGGATTCCAGGGCATCGTCAACGACTTCGGACGTCCGGTGGTCCAGCACTGGACAGTGCTGGCGTATGAGGAGGGTCCGGCCGCCGCGGCCGTGCCCCGGTCCGCCACGCGTCGCCGGACACGGATACCTGAGGACGAACCTCCCGCTTTCGCCGTGGAGAAGGCACTCGCCGCGCATCGGCAGCTCGCATGCGCGAACGGGGTGGTCGCGGCCGCCGTCGCCATCGATCCGCGGCACTGGGAGCTGCTGTACTTCGCGCTGTGGGCCCAGGACGCGCCCGAGGCGAGCGATGACGTATTCCAGGTGCTGCATCTCTGTGCCCCGCACCGTGCGGAGCTGCCTCGGGGGCAGCAGTGGTGAGCCTCGTCCGTACCGTCCTCGGCGACGTCCCGGCAAGCGGGCTGGGGGCCTGCGACGCGCACGACCATCTGTTCCTGCGTGGCGACGGGTGCGTATCTCGTCTTTGACGGCCCCTCGCGAGCCCATCACGCCACGGACCGGCGCCTGCCCGACAACCTGGCGGCGCTCGCGGACGCGGGTCACGCGGATCAGCCGTTGCTGGGCGGCGACATGACGACTCCGGAAACCCCGGGTATGCCGTATCTGCTGCGCAGACTGCGGCGGGCGGCTCGAACCGGTCCTCGGCAAGGACGTCATGGACCGGATCCTCGTACGGAATCCGGCCCGCGCCTTCGCCCTCTACCGGTCCTGGACCAGGTCTTCCAGCTCGTGTTCCAGCCGTCGGCGTACGCGCGCTTCATGAATGAGGCGTCCCACGAGCGCGCCCCCGTAGACGACGAAGCCGACACCCACGAGCCAGGACTGGATGACGAGCACGGTCCCGAACGGGCCGTAGGTGACGGCGTTGGAGGCGATCAGGGGCGAGAAGACAAGTTGTGAGAAGACCCGCAGGCCGAGCATGCCCACGGCCGTGGCCACCGCCCCGGGCAGCAGGGCGCGCCAGCGCACCCGGCCGCCGAGCAGCACGCGCTGGGAAAGCCAGAAGAACAGCACGGTGCCGATCAGATCTCCCAGGCCGCCGAACACCGTGGCCGGGGCGGAGTCGGCCGGCAGCGGCGCACTGACGAAGGCCAGGCTGGCGGCGACGAGCAGGGCCAGCCAGACGACATGTCTCCACATGGTGTGCCAGCGGGCCGTCGGCAGATCCCATACCTTCTCGTAGCCGGTCTGAACGGCCGACCCGAAGGTCAGACCGAAGACGGTGAGGGCGGCGAGACCGAACGCGGTCGTGCGCTGCAGCGCCTGCCCGG
This portion of the Streptomyces sp. NBC_01750 genome encodes:
- a CDS encoding YhjD/YihY/BrkB family envelope integrity protein translates to MTHKPSGADHHAHRLQDLSRRFYASPIGLAWERGRELELMHRAMGFAALGFLTLVPLLVVVAAADPASGQGFARWLGQALGVSESSLDEVERLFGVPGQALQRTTAFGLAALTVFGLTFGSAVQTGYEKVWDLPTARWHTMWRHVVWLALLVAASLAFVSAPLPADSAPATVFGGLGDLIGTVLFFWLSQRVLLGGRVRWRALLPGAVATAVGMLGLRVFSQLVFSPLIASNAVTYGPFGTVLVIQSWLVGVGFVVYGGALVGRLIHEARVRRRLEHELEDLVQDR
- a CDS encoding DUF4865 family protein, with translation MHAMQYEITLPADYDMEIIRKRVATKGHLLDGFPGLGLKAYLMRERVDGSPVNQYAPLYLWATPEGMNSFLRGPGFQGIVNDFGRPVVQHWTVLAYEEGPAAAAVPRSATRRRTRIPEDEPPAFAVEKALAAHRQLACANGVVAAAVAIDPRHWELLYFALWAQDAPEASDDVFQVLHLCAPHRAELPRGQQW
- a CDS encoding PLP-dependent cysteine synthase family protein, which produces MSTSEKPVAGEAIATIDVDRTDPVYRAWLKEAVRKVQADANRSADTHLLRFPLPEEWGIDLYLKDESTHPTGSLKHRLARSLFLYGLCNGWIRPGKPVIEASSGSTAVSEAYFAKLIGVPFIAVMPRTTSAEKCRLIEFHGGQCHFVDDSRKMYQESAALAERTGGHYMDQFTYAERATDWRGNNNIAESMYQQLRLERYPEPAWIVATAGTGGTSATIARYVHYMQHDTRVCVPDPENSCFFDGWTQGDPLADSDCSSRIEGIGRPRMEPSFVPGAIDRMMKVPDAASVAAVRALDKAIGRKAGGSTGTGLWSALKIIAEMVANGQKGSVVTLICDPGDRYLDKYYSDAWLDEQGLDIAPYSATIEEFLTTGVWPG
- a CDS encoding ABC transporter ATP-binding protein, with amino-acid sequence MTTTTTTTTRTAARVVDAVKIYGKGDTEVRALDGVSVDFPVGRFTAIMGPSGSGKSTLMHCAAGLDTLTSGSALIGDTDLGALDDRRLTLLRRERVGFVFQAFNLIPTLTVAENITLPTDLAGERADREWFDALVDTVGLRDRLHHRPSELSGGQQQRVAVARAFAGRPDVVFADEPTGNLDSRSGEEVLRLLGRAVRQTDRTVVMVTHDPVAAAHADEVVFLADGRLVDRMEAPTAERVLDRLKAFDGQGATA
- a CDS encoding ATP-binding protein, with translation MISQPSRHCTVELQALPSRIGQVRRILSAQLRYWHLDPLIDQAALGVTELLTNVHRHAEPDKMCTVEIELLLDRLTVSVHDNDPRLPAVGDADLFATSGRGLGLIAAVSDSWGVRPEGETGKIVWFTLSTPPPAVALPPYPVVYGSTADEPFTSTASSATAQNGTRQRASARSAVAR
- a CDS encoding SHOCT domain-containing protein gives rise to the protein MNTLAYDGPGPWILFFPLIWAAVVIGVVSVLRRTVWRGRRGPWHPTRATHGESSPIAMLGRRFAAGDIDEEEYWRRLSVLDEQFGRIGKDGAA
- a CDS encoding ABC transporter permease, with the translated sequence MSGSRASLRISLNSLRAHKRRFAGTFTAVLLGVAFLAGTLVMGDTLRGSFDTMFAGANSGTDAVVRSSNVVTVSGEGQGTRQPVRTNLVSRIEKTPGVAAAVPNIQGAGQLVGSDGKPVGGQGPPTVAGNWIDDPELNPYRLAEGRVPAASGEVVINRGAADKGGLKVGDRTVLRTPDPVGVTVVGLATFGGEDGMGQVTFTGMTWADAEKYLTPKPGGAASIQVRAGPGTGQQELVDALTPVLPKGVEAITGQESTQENQDMISGQFLNLFTTLLLVFSGIVLLVATFSIHNTFAIVIAQRTRENALLRALGASRRQVVSSTLIEAVVVALAASVAGLLGGIGVAAGLQTLFPLIGFPFPEGSLVISGVSMLLPLAVGVIVCLGSALLPAVRAGRTAPLAALRETAVDHSAASRTRAYAGTGVALAGTGLILTGVVASGPIWLSAAGAVLALVAFVVLGPVASSYAVRILGRPLDRLRGVSGSLAKRNALRGPKRTAATATALMTGVAVVSLFTVFGASLKATMDQTVSRSFAGDVAVSVPAFGAGGSGLSPKLAPAIAAQPGVETAVGLGKGVAEVDGAGRELTITDPAALAEAFDLGTVQGSLDKLGAGGMAVADTEAGKRGWKPGSTAELAFTDGRKQTFTVRAVFDRSELSGDYVVTREAWAPHRGQDSDTLIAVSFKDGVSTADGTAAVEKTAAAYGDPEVQTRDEYARTAAGAIDMMLTLVYALLALAVVIALLGIANTLTLAIHERTRELGLLRAVGQTRNQLRAMVRWESVLVAAFGTAGGLALGGLLGWVLVKASEATGDTAFVFAVPPVRLLVVGLVGLVAGAVAGWRPARRAARLDVLRAIATE
- a CDS encoding TetR/AcrR family transcriptional regulator produces the protein MSTPERLIEATRALLWERGYVGTSPKAIQQQAGAGQGSMYHHFAGKPDLALAAIRRTADEMRAAAEVPLAGDGTAYERISAYLLRERDVLRGCPVGRLTMDPDVIASDEMRAPVEETLDWLRGRLAGIVQEGLDAGEFTAPVDPAGTAAAIVATVQGGYVLARASGSPDAFDTAVGGLLALLAPRNTTVA